The Pedobacter ginsengisoli region AGATTGAATTATCAGGTGGTTTTGGTGGTGGTAATATCATCGGAACACTAGGGCTTACATTTAATAACTTCTCATTAAAAAATATATTTAATCTGGATTCTTACAAACCTTTGCCTAAAGGGGATGGACAGAAATTAAGTCTTCGTGGGCAAACAAATGGTAAGTATTATCAATCTTACAGTTTCTCTTTCTCTGAGCCTTGGCTTGGTGGTAAGAAACCAATCAGTTTTGGTGTAAGTGCTTTTACATCATTACAATCAAATGGTTTGAAAGCTGCTGATAGCAGGTTCCAAAAGATTCGATTAAATGGTGTTACTGTTAGTTTAGGAAGAAGATTGAATTTTCCTGACAACTATTTCCAGTTAACCCATGCTATTAACGTTCAGCAATATATTTTGAATAATTATCCGGGTTATTTATTTAGCACAGGTACTTCTTACAACCTAAACTTAACTCAGGAGCTTTCCAGAGATTCGAGAAATCATCAGATTTTCCCAACTGAGGGTTCATTCTTTAGATTCACTGTTCAGGCAACTCCTCCTTATTCTCTTTTGAACAATATAAACTACGCAACGGCGTCTGATAAACAACGTTATAAGTTTACTGAATATCATAAATGGAAGTTCGAATCTCAATGGTTCCAAAGACTGGCTGGAAAATTCGTTGTAATGGCACAGGCTCAGTTTGGTTTCCTTGGAACATATAATTCGGCTGTTGGTGAATCAGCTTTCGAGCGTTTCAAATTAGGGGGTGATGGTATGCAGGGATTTGATTTCTTACAAGGTTCAGAAGTAATTAAAATGCGTGGATATGCAAATAATGCAGTTATTCCACAAGGATCGAATGCAACTATTGCACAGAATTCTGGAAGTCCTATCTTTACCAAGTATGTTATGGAATTGAGGTATCCGGTTATTGCTAGCCAGCAAGCAACAGCTTTTATCTTGGCATTTGCTGAGGGTGGTAATACCTGGAACAAGTTTGGTGATTTTAATCCGTTTAATGTTAGAAGAACAGCAGGTATTGGTGCTAGAATATTTTTACCGATATTTGGAATGTTGGGAATTGATTATGGTCATGCCTTTGATAAAATTCCAGGCATTACTGATGGCGGAAGACAAAACTTTACCTTCAGTATTGCACAACAATTGGGAGGACTTTAATTAATGCTTTTAAATATGAAAAAATATTTTTTAATATGCTTTTTACTTTTTACAGGGTTTGGGGCATTTGCACAAAAGTTTGCTTACGTAGATACTGAATATATACTTAAACATTTGCCTGAGTATAAATCTGCATTGGATCAAATGAATGTGTTATCTCAGCAATGGCAAGAAAAAGTTGATGCAAACTTTACTGAGATTGATAAGATGTATAAAGCTTATCAGGCAGATCAGGTATTGTTAACGGAAGACATGCGCAAGAGAAGAGAAAATGAGATCATTGAAAAAGAAAAAGCAGCAAAAGAATTTCAGCGTAAAATATTTGGTCCTGATGGGGATCTTTTTCAAACTCGCTCAAAATTGTTAAGTCCAATTCAGGATAAGGTTACAAAGGCTATTGCTGAAATAGCCAAAGTTAAGCTTCTGGATTTTATATTTGATAAAAGTAGTGAAGCTACAATGATGATATATGCGAGCAGTACTTATGACGTAAGTAACGACGTTATAGTTAGATTGGGTTTCAAACCAGGAACAATGTTGAAATAAACACACAAACAGATAAATTAAAAACAATTATTAAGAAAAATAGAGATGAGAAAGTTAATGAACGCATTTTTTGTAACAGCTGGGTTATTGTTCACTGTTAACATAGCAAATGCACAACAAAAATTGGCGCACTTAAATTCAGCAGCTATTATTGAAGCAATGCCTGAAGTTAAAACCGCCAGAACCACATTAGAGGCCTTTCAAAAAACGAAAACTGCTGATATTGATAAAATGATTTCTGAATATCAGACTAAACTTAAAGCTGCTCAGGACAAAGAAAAAACTTTGAGCGAAGCAAATAAGGAAACTGTTGGTAAGGAATTACAAACAGCTGGTGCTGAATTGCAAGATTTAGAGAAACGCATTACAGATGCAAGAACTAAAGCTCAACAAGAATTAGAGCAAAAAAATGCAGAATTATTTAACCCAATTCAAGTAAAAGCCGATGCTGCTATTAAAGCAGTTTCAAAAGAAAAAGGATTTACTTATGTGTTTGATACTGCAAACCAGGGATTAGTTTACTGGGATGGTGGCGAAGACATCACACCTCTTGTAAAAACTAAATTAGGTATTGCTGCTACTGCTGCAACTCCTGCACCTAAAAAATAATTGAAAATCAAATCTCTGTCAGAACATTTAAAAGAAAACAGTTAACAGAGCAAAAAATATCTAAATTGCGGGATTGAGTGATAAAACTCAATCCCGTTTTTTTATAATGAATATTAAGCATTCCATTGGTGTTTTCGACTCAGGTTATGGTGGTTTAACTGTGTTTAAATCAATAGCTGAAAAACTTCCGAAGTACAACTACATTTATTTTGGTGATAATGCGCGCTCACCTTATGGAGATCATTCGTTTGAAACTGTTTACCAATATACTTTAGAATGTGTAGAGTGGTTATTTGCTCAAGGATGTCAATTGGTTATTCTGGCGTGTAATACAGCTTCGGCAAAAGCTCTCCGTTCAATACAGCAAAATGTATTGCCTTTTAAATATCCAGATAACAGAGTTCTTGGCGTGATCAGGCCAACAGCAGAAATAGTGGGCTCGTTTACTTCATCAAATACTATTGGAGTAATGGGAACCCGGGGGACGATTAATTCTGAGTCTTATCTGATAGAAATTAATAAATTTTTTCCTGAAGTGAAGGTTCTGCAGCAAAGTTGTCCGATGTGGGTGCCTCTTGTGGAAAATAACGAACACCTTGATCCTGGTGCAGACTATTTTGTAGAGAAATATATTAAGGAATTGTTGGAGAAGGATAGTAATATTGATTGTATCCTTTTAGCTTGTACACATTACCCCTTGCTTATCCCTAAAATAATGGAGAAACTTCCAGAGAATGTAAGTATCTTAGGGCAGGGTGATATTGTTGCTGATAGCCTTGTATTGTATCTGAAAAATCATCCCGAAATTGAATCAATGGTAGCAACAGAGGGAAAGAAATCATTTTATACTTCCGGCGATGAGGAAGTCTTTAACCGGCATGCAACAATATTTTTTGGATCTGAGGTTGTTTCGCATCATATTTCCCTGAAAATCTGATGATTGTAATCTGACGTAAAGATTGAATTTCTTTCTAGGTTCTGATTATTATTAAAGGTAAATTTGCGGCTCAAATAACACATAATGAGTGACTCAATAAAACATGAATGCGGAATTGCCTTTATCCGCCTTTTAAAACCTCTCTCATACTACCAGCAAAAATACGGGACTGCACTTTATGGACTTAACAAGCTTTACCTGTTAATGGAAAAGCAGCACAACCGTGGGCAGGATGGAGCAGGGATTGCAACAATTAAACTAGACGTAAAACCAGGTCATCGCTATATAAGCAGATACCGCTCAATGGCACAAAATGCTGTTGCAGATATTTTTGGTTACGTTCAGCACAAATTTGTTGATATTCAAAACGAAACTCCTGAGTTAATGCAGGATGCAGAGTGGTTAAAAAACAATGTGAGTTTTATTGGCGAAGTTTTACTTGGTCATTTACGTTATGGAACACACGGAAAAAATAGTATTGAGAACTGTCACCCATTTTTACGTCAAAACAATTGGATGACCCGTAATCTTGTTATTGCTGGTAATTTTAACATGACAAATGTTGATGAGTTACTTGAACAGCTTTATGAACT contains the following coding sequences:
- a CDS encoding OmpH family outer membrane protein; translated protein: MRKLMNAFFVTAGLLFTVNIANAQQKLAHLNSAAIIEAMPEVKTARTTLEAFQKTKTADIDKMISEYQTKLKAAQDKEKTLSEANKETVGKELQTAGAELQDLEKRITDARTKAQQELEQKNAELFNPIQVKADAAIKAVSKEKGFTYVFDTANQGLVYWDGGEDITPLVKTKLGIAATAATPAPKK
- the murI gene encoding glutamate racemase — protein: MNIKHSIGVFDSGYGGLTVFKSIAEKLPKYNYIYFGDNARSPYGDHSFETVYQYTLECVEWLFAQGCQLVILACNTASAKALRSIQQNVLPFKYPDNRVLGVIRPTAEIVGSFTSSNTIGVMGTRGTINSESYLIEINKFFPEVKVLQQSCPMWVPLVENNEHLDPGADYFVEKYIKELLEKDSNIDCILLACTHYPLLIPKIMEKLPENVSILGQGDIVADSLVLYLKNHPEIESMVATEGKKSFYTSGDEEVFNRHATIFFGSEVVSHHISLKI
- a CDS encoding OmpH family outer membrane protein yields the protein MKKYFLICFLLFTGFGAFAQKFAYVDTEYILKHLPEYKSALDQMNVLSQQWQEKVDANFTEIDKMYKAYQADQVLLTEDMRKRRENEIIEKEKAAKEFQRKIFGPDGDLFQTRSKLLSPIQDKVTKAIAEIAKVKLLDFIFDKSSEATMMIYASSTYDVSNDVIVRLGFKPGTMLK